Within Bifidobacterium dentium JCM 1195 = DSM 20436, the genomic segment GTGCCCAGATTGCTGAGCACCTTCTTGCAGATGTTGCTTCGGTCGATGGCCATGGACAGCGCCCTCCGACGCAGCTGCCCCTCTTCGGTGGAGGTCTGCCAATGCTCGAGCTGTGATGGAATGGTTATGGTCTGCAGTACGGAACCGGCCTTGTTATACGCTTCGACCGACGAGTCGGTCTGGAAGATCTTGGCGTCGGCGGACGGAATGGTATCGAGCACGTCGAGATTGCCTGCCTGCACGTCGGCGTAGGCGGATGAGGGATCGGTGTAGACGCGGAAGGTCACGCCGTCGTTCTTCGCCTCACGATTGCCGTGATAGGCCGTGTTCTTTACGACGCTCAGCTCCTGGTCGTGAATCCATGAGCCGAACTTGTACGGACCGTCGCCTACCGGCTTTTCGCCGAAGGCCTTCGGATCCTTGTAGAAGGATTGCGGCAGCGGATAGAACCCGCAATACCCCACTTTGATGGGGAATACGGAATCAGGCTGGTTCAGTTCCACGGTGAATTCATGGTCGTTGATCACCTTCAGCCCTTCGAGCTGCTCATCACCATTGAGATTGGCGGTATCCTGTAGCTTGTCATAGCCCTTGATGTTGGCGAAGAAGCCCGAACACAGTTGCGCGTTCTTCGCGTTGGCGGTATAGCTCCACGCCTTGGTGAAGGACTCGGCCGTCACCGGAGTGCCGTCGGTGAACTTCCAGCCGGACTTGAGCTTGATGTCGTATTGGGAGGCATCGTCATTCGCGGTGATCGATTCGGCCACCTCGTTATGCGCCTTGCCGTCGTTGTCGAAGGAAATCAGACCGGCGAACAACAGGTCGATCGGACGACCGCCTCCTGACTCGTTGGTGTCTCCCGGAATCAACGGATTGGCCGGCTCGGCGTTGAAGGCGGTGATGACGTTCGCCGCCGATGAGGAGTCCGAACCGGAGCTGCCGCATCCAGCCAACGGTACGGCCAGCAATGCCAGTACCGACGTAAAGGCCACAAGCCTGTGTTGTTTCATTATTCCCTCGATTCATATGCATGGAAGCGGGCCGAAGGCCACAGGCTCTTTCATACATCTCGGGAATGCGAGTCATGGCCCGTTTTCGCGGCACGCGTATACCGTGCGGACCGATCGGCGGTTCAGGCTCGGGGGAACGCCTGCCCGTATCTCGCCTTGAGCTGTTCGATGGAGACATGGGTGTAGCGCTGCGTGGTTTTGAGCGAGGAATGTCCCAGCAGTTCCTGCACTTGCCTCAGATCCGCTCCCCCATCGAGCAGGTGCGTCGCCGCGCTGTGACGTAACGCATGCGGGCTGATGTCCGGCACGCCCGCCCGTTGCGCGCACTCATGCACCACCTGTCTCACCACCCGCTGGTCGATGCGATTGCCCTGCGCGCCAAGAAAGAGCGCATCCGCCGACCGTGCACGGACCAAACGGGGGCGTCCGTCCTCAAGCCAGCGTCGGATGGATTGCTCGGCCGGCACGCCGAACGGCACCACGCGCTGCTTGTTGCCTTTGCCCGTGACCTTCATCGTACGGTTGTCAAAGGCCACGTCATGCACGTCAAGTCCGACCAGTTCGGCGACACGGATGCCCGTGGCGTACAGCACTTCCAGCATTGCCGCATTACGTAGGCCGACGGCCTGTTTCCTGACGCTTTTCGTGCGCGATTTCGGCATCTGCTCGTCGACGCAGTCCATCAGCTTCTCCGCCTGTGATTCGCTGAGTACGGCAGGTAGCGTATCCGGAATCTTCGGTGTCATCAGCATGGCCGCCGGATTGGCGTTCGTCACGCCGCGTTCGTGAGTCCATGCGAAGAAGCCCCGCACCGCAACGGTTTTACGGGCCATGCTGCTTCTCGCATGCCGCTTCGAGGATTGCGACATCCACATGCGAAGATCCTCTATGGTCACTTCGTTGAGATCCTCACATCCCAATATCTCCAGCTGCGTCATGCATTCCTCAAGATCGCCACGGTACGCCTTGCGCGTATTATCACTCAATCCGCGGTTGGCCTTCAGATATGCATCAAAGGCGTCGATCGTATCCGCGAAACGCATATTCCGGCCTCTTTCCTCGAATTTTCCGCTGACTGCTCTTCCATTATGTGGCCATCTGTCGATAGACTTTACTCGGTATATTCTCCAGTGGACAGGCGGTATCATGGCACGTCACTCGGCACGGACCAGACAGCAGGGCGATTCCGGCAACGGAGTTGACGAACGAATCGTGGCAAGGGCCATCGACCTGACAAAGAGCTACGGAGACAAGGACAACCAGGTCACCGCGCTCAACCATGTGGATGTGGAATTCATGCGCGGCGAGATGACTGCGATCATGGGCCCTTCCGGCTCAGGCAAATCCACCCTGATGCATTGCATGGCAGGTCTCGACTCCCCTACTTCCGGCAGGGTCGTCGTGGAAGGTCTCGAAGTCTCGTCCATGAATCAAAAGCAACTGACCGATCTGCGCCGCGAACAGATCGGCTTCATCTTCCAATCCTTCAATCTGGTACCGACGCTGTCTGCCGAAGAGAACATCCTCCTGCCATTGCAGATCGCGAAACGGCCCATCGACCGCGATTGGTTCAACCAGGTGGTCAAGGTGGTCGGTCTTGAACAGCGACTGACCCATCGGCCGAGTCAGCTTTCGGGCGGCCAGCAGCAACGCGTCGCCTGCGCTCGCGCAATGATGGCGCGCCCTTCGGTGATCTTCGCGGACGAGCCGACCGGCAATCTGGATTCACGTTCCAGCAGGGAGGTTCTCGGGTTCCTCCGTGATTCCGTACGTGATTACGGCCAGTCCATCGTAATGGTCACGCATGATCCGCGTGCCGCCTCCTTCGCCGACCGCGTACTGGTGCTGGCGGATGGTGAGATCACCCGCGACATGAGCCACCCCACCTATGCCGATATTCTCGAAGTGTTCGCGGACGATGACGAGGCCGAAACCACGACTTCGACGGAAGGCGCCCGGTCATGATCCGTATCGGTTTGCGTGATGCGAGAAGCCATTTCAGCCGTTTCATCATGTCAATCGTGGCCATCGCGCTCGGCGTAAGCTTCGTGGTCGGCTCGTTCTGCTTCCGCGAGATGCTCAACAACCAGGTCTCGCAGATGATGGCCACCAACGCCGACCATGATGTGTACGTACGAGGCGCCAAACAGACCAAGAGCAGTTCGACACTGCTCGCATCGGGTTCGTCGATAGCAAGCTACAACGCCATCGACGTGGACCTCGCCGACGATATCGCCAAGGTGAAGGGCGTCACATCGGCGCGCGTGGCCTACTCACTCACCGGCGTGGTGCTGGTCGACAAACACGGCGACGCCGTGACCACTATGGGCTCGCCCTCGATGGCACTCGGCATCAGCGCTTCGACTCCGTGGCGCTCCGCCAAGTTCACTTCCGGCACGTACCCGAAAGGCGCAGATGAAATCGCCCTGCATTCCTTCGCAGCGGAGCGATCCGGTCTCAAAGTGGGAGACAAGACGAAGATCGTCTACTCCGATGGCCCGCATGACGTGACGGTCAGCGGTATCTTCTCGACCTCCGCAAGCCAGGCGGGCGCCATCATCATCGGCGTCGATCCAAGCGTAGCCAAGGAACAATCCGACAAACAATCGGACGATGCCGACAAAACCGCGCAGATCTGCGTCTACGGCAGTACGACCACTCCGTTGAACGCATCCGAGCAACAGCAGCTGGCGGATCGCATCAACAAGGCGCTGCCCAAGAATTCCAAGGCACACGCCGTCACCGGAGACGAATATCGCGACGATACCACCAAGGCCACGCAGGATTCACTCGGCTTCATCCAGCCGCTGATCCTCATCTTCGCCGTCATCGCGCTGTTCGTCGGTTCGTTCATCATCGCGAACACCTTCTCGATGATCGTACGTGAGTCGATGCGCGGATATGCGCTGCTACGATCCATCGGCGCCTCACCCGCACAGGTCTTCTCCACGGTGATCGTGCAGGCCGTGGTGCTCGGTCTGGTCGGTTCGGGCACAGGCATCGCGCTCGGTTGGGGCATGGTACGACTGATCGTCATGGGACTGGCGAATATGGGACTGCCATTGACCGGAGCCACCGATCCGTCCATCTCCGACATGGTAATCGGCCTGATCGTGGGTGTGCTGGTCACGTTGATCGGCGCGGCATTGCCGGCACGCAATGCCGCGCTTGCCCCGCCCATCCAAGCGATGAACGAGACGGTGAATCCGGAAAAACCGGTACGCATGCGAGGCATCGTCGGCACGATTATGGTGGTGCTCGGTTTCGCCAGCTGGGCGTTCGCCTGCGCCATGGCCGTCGCGGACGGCAACGGGCCGACGCCATGGGACGTGGTAAACCATATCGCCATCGGCTGGCCGCTCGGCGTCGGCGCGGCATTGGCCGTGGTCGGTGTCATCATGGCCGGACCGGCCTTCGTCTCCCCCGCCGGCAACCTATTGGGATGGTTGCCGTCGAAGATCTTCACCGTCACCGGCCGGCTCGCGACGCGCAACATCTCCCGTTCCAAGAGACGCACGTCGAATACCGCCGCCGCATTGTTCGTAGGCGTCGCAATCGTCAGCTGCCTCGGCGTGGTGGCCTCGTCGGCGAAGGCCTCGGTCAATTCCTTGGTGGACAACGGTTTCAAAGCGGATTTCGCCGTGATCTCCGCGTCCTTCGGACGGTTGCCAGATCAGGCCATATCCGACATCAAGAACACCGACGGCGTCAAGACGGTCACCACGAACCGTCTCATGCTCGGCGTCAAGTATGACGGCCGATCCATCGGTAGCGTGACATTCGCCACGCAAACGCACTTGTTCACCGACGTGTTCGCCGCGGAAACCACCGAGGGCGACGCCGTCAAGGCGATGAAGAAGGGTGAACTGCTGGTCGGCAAAGACGTGGCCGAAGACCGGGGCTGGCATGTGGGAGACCGGGTCAAGGTATCCGCCGAGAATACGGTGGTCGACCAAGAGGCCACCGAACAGGCCCAAGCCGATTATCAGGCCCAGGTTCAGGCACATGTGCAGGAGTTGCAGAACGAAGCGCAGCAGATGGCCGCATCCGGCGATGTGGCAGGAGCGCAGGCCAAGGCGGACGAGATCCAACGGTATACCACCGACGCGCAGAACGTCGATCCGCAAACCTTGATCAAGACGAAGAAGGAGACCACGGAAAAGACGATCAGAATCGGTGCGATCGTGTCGAACTCCGTGTATCGCGACAATGTGATGTTCAACGATGACGTCGCCGAGCAGATCGGCAACAAGCAGACCATGTTCCCCATGTCTCTGTACGTCAATGCCAAGTCCGGCACCGATACCGCTGCGGTGAAGCGGAACATCAAGAACGCCGTGAAGAAGTACTACACGATTTCGGTGTTCGATCATGACGAATACAAGTCGACGATGAGCACGATGATCGACCAGGTACTCATGATCCTGTACGCACTGCTGGCATTGTCGATTATCATCGCGATCTTCGGCATCGTGAACACGTTGGCGTTGAGCGTATCGGAACGTACCAAGGAGATCGGCCTGCTACGGGCCATCGGCACATCACGCGGACAGGTGCGCGGCATGCTCGGCATCGAAGCTGCCATCATCTCCGTATTCGGCACGGTGATGGGCTTGGTGGTCGGCGTCTCGGCCGGTGTGGTGATCCGCGCCGTCTACGCCTCCAAGGGATTGGAGACGCTTGCGGTTCCGTGGACGCAGTTGCTGATCTTCCTCGTGCTGTCGATCGTAGTCGGTCTGATATCCAGTATCTCGCCGGCCTCCCGCGCACTCAGGCAACCCGTTCTTGACGCCGTGGCCAGCGAATAGGTCTAGACTGTCGATAAACGGTGCAACGAAGGGGACCATATGCCGATTCCACATGAGATTCCTGCCGGCGCACGCATTGTGGTGCGCACGTACGAAGGCGTGGATCCGGCCGACCAACGTATGAAGTTCCGTGATTTTGTCGGCCATGTGCGCTCTTGGGACGGACGGACGCTGGAGCTGATGCGGGACGCGGCCGCCAATGGCTCACGTCCCGCACACCGTGTCAGCATTCCCGCCGACGCAATCGTCACGATCAAACCGATTCCCGAACGTTCCATGACCCGATCGCAATCGTGACGTTCGCTGTGTGCGCTTCCTCGGCGAGCCTCACACAGCGGAACGGATTTGGACGTCAACCGCGTGATCATCCGTGAACCGGATGATGTGTTCTCCCCTGCGGGCGGATTCCAGCAGCATCTGCTGCCAGCCTTCCGCAGGGATCGCAAGCGAAACCGTCTCGCATCGTTCCATGAAATCAGGCTGCCGTATGGCCGTCTTGTAATCACGGAACGGTTGACCTTGCTCGAAGAAACGTGCCATCTCCTTGGCGTCGCTCTCCTGGGTGGCGGCGGTCTGCAACGCACCGGCGCCTTGGGGCTGAACACCATGCAATACGTTGGCCATCAGCGTCAGACGATTGGCCATATTACGCAGCAATAGCTCCACATTGGCCGCATCCTCCTCCACCATGGCACGTGTGCGATCCGGATCGGTCAATGCCACGCGGGTCATGTCACGCCAGGATCCCGCAGCGAGCGCGGCCGCGACATTACGATTCGGATTGACCACGAGTTCGTTGACCATGGCCGTGGCGATGACGTGCGGCATATGCGAGATCAGCGCGGCGCAACGGTCATGCGTGGCATCGTCAAGTACGATCAGGCGATTGGCGCAGGCATCGGTGATCATCGTCGCGACGGCCAGGAACCGCCGGTATTCAGTGCGTTCGTCCACGGTGATGGCCCATAGCGCGTCATCGTATAAAGCGGGATCCGAGGATTCCCAACCGGACAGTTCATTGCCGGCCATCGGATGCGCGCCGACGTAGCAGTTCTCCAGTCCGACGGCCTTCACCTGATCGCGCACCATGCCTTTGACGCTGCCGACGTCGGTGAGCGTCGTCACGTTCTGGTCGATCAGCGGCTTCAAAGCGGAGAGAATCTGCGGCATGGCCTTGAGTGGATTGCACAGTACCAGCACATCGGGCCTGCCATCGGCCAGAGCGGCCAATGTCGGCATGCAGGTGATGCCGTCCGTTTCGGCGGTCGCATACGGACGATCATTGTGATTCCAAGCCGTCACCTCGCAACCTGCGTTGACGAGCCTGCGTGCCAGAGAGCCTCCGATCAGGCCCAATCCCACGATTGCGATACGCTGCTTCACCACATCAGCTCCCTTCTTACCATACCGTCGTTCTGCCAATCCTCAGGCAGATGCCTATCGTCAAGACGCACTCCACCCTGCGGCAACATCCA encodes:
- a CDS encoding peptide ABC transporter substrate-binding protein, which produces MKQHRLVAFTSVLALLAVPLAGCGSSGSDSSSAANVITAFNAEPANPLIPGDTNESGGGRPIDLLFAGLISFDNDGKAHNEVAESITANDDASQYDIKLKSGWKFTDGTPVTAESFTKAWSYTANAKNAQLCSGFFANIKGYDKLQDTANLNGDEQLEGLKVINDHEFTVELNQPDSVFPIKVGYCGFYPLPQSFYKDPKAFGEKPVGDGPYKFGSWIHDQELSVVKNTAYHGNREAKNDGVTFRVYTDPSSAYADVQAGNLDVLDTIPSADAKIFQTDSSVEAYNKAGSVLQTITIPSQLEHWQTSTEEGQLRRRALSMAIDRSNICKKVLSNLGTPADSFTSPKVPGYSGTIEGHEYLEYNPTKAKELWNQAEAISHYDGKLQFFYNSDGGAGPVYDAIVNSVKNVLGIDAATSPIPTFQEFRNDVTARKLSGAIRTSWQPDYPSPQDYLVPLYDSSAADGNGSNDGDYKNAEFDELCARAASTGDEDTANDLYRQAQRILLSQLPSIPLYYGDAAGVASKDVKNFTMNWQNVPAYQDMTKR
- a CDS encoding tyrosine recombinase XerC — translated: MRFADTIDAFDAYLKANRGLSDNTRKAYRGDLEECMTQLEILGCEDLNEVTIEDLRMWMSQSSKRHARSSMARKTVAVRGFFAWTHERGVTNANPAAMLMTPKIPDTLPAVLSESQAEKLMDCVDEQMPKSRTKSVRKQAVGLRNAAMLEVLYATGIRVAELVGLDVHDVAFDNRTMKVTGKGNKQRVVPFGVPAEQSIRRWLEDGRPRLVRARSADALFLGAQGNRIDQRVVRQVVHECAQRAGVPDISPHALRHSAATHLLDGGADLRQVQELLGHSSLKTTQRYTHVSIEQLKARYGQAFPRA
- a CDS encoding ABC transporter ATP-binding protein, whose product is MARHSARTRQQGDSGNGVDERIVARAIDLTKSYGDKDNQVTALNHVDVEFMRGEMTAIMGPSGSGKSTLMHCMAGLDSPTSGRVVVEGLEVSSMNQKQLTDLRREQIGFIFQSFNLVPTLSAEENILLPLQIAKRPIDRDWFNQVVKVVGLEQRLTHRPSQLSGGQQQRVACARAMMARPSVIFADEPTGNLDSRSSREVLGFLRDSVRDYGQSIVMVTHDPRAASFADRVLVLADGEITRDMSHPTYADILEVFADDDEAETTTSTEGARS
- a CDS encoding ABC transporter permease; translation: MIRIGLRDARSHFSRFIMSIVAIALGVSFVVGSFCFREMLNNQVSQMMATNADHDVYVRGAKQTKSSSTLLASGSSIASYNAIDVDLADDIAKVKGVTSARVAYSLTGVVLVDKHGDAVTTMGSPSMALGISASTPWRSAKFTSGTYPKGADEIALHSFAAERSGLKVGDKTKIVYSDGPHDVTVSGIFSTSASQAGAIIIGVDPSVAKEQSDKQSDDADKTAQICVYGSTTTPLNASEQQQLADRINKALPKNSKAHAVTGDEYRDDTTKATQDSLGFIQPLILIFAVIALFVGSFIIANTFSMIVRESMRGYALLRSIGASPAQVFSTVIVQAVVLGLVGSGTGIALGWGMVRLIVMGLANMGLPLTGATDPSISDMVIGLIVGVLVTLIGAALPARNAALAPPIQAMNETVNPEKPVRMRGIVGTIMVVLGFASWAFACAMAVADGNGPTPWDVVNHIAIGWPLGVGAALAVVGVIMAGPAFVSPAGNLLGWLPSKIFTVTGRLATRNISRSKRRTSNTAAALFVGVAIVSCLGVVASSAKASVNSLVDNGFKADFAVISASFGRLPDQAISDIKNTDGVKTVTTNRLMLGVKYDGRSIGSVTFATQTHLFTDVFAAETTEGDAVKAMKKGELLVGKDVAEDRGWHVGDRVKVSAENTVVDQEATEQAQADYQAQVQAHVQELQNEAQQMAASGDVAGAQAKADEIQRYTTDAQNVDPQTLIKTKKETTEKTIRIGAIVSNSVYRDNVMFNDDVAEQIGNKQTMFPMSLYVNAKSGTDTAAVKRNIKNAVKKYYTISVFDHDEYKSTMSTMIDQVLMILYALLALSIIIAIFGIVNTLALSVSERTKEIGLLRAIGTSRGQVRGMLGIEAAIISVFGTVMGLVVGVSAGVVIRAVYASKGLETLAVPWTQLLIFLVLSIVVGLISSISPASRALRQPVLDAVASE
- a CDS encoding DUF6725 family protein, with the protein product MPIPHEIPAGARIVVRTYEGVDPADQRMKFRDFVGHVRSWDGRTLELMRDAAANGSRPAHRVSIPADAIVTIKPIPERSMTRSQS
- a CDS encoding prephenate dehydrogenase; protein product: MKQRIAIVGLGLIGGSLARRLVNAGCEVTAWNHNDRPYATAETDGITCMPTLAALADGRPDVLVLCNPLKAMPQILSALKPLIDQNVTTLTDVGSVKGMVRDQVKAVGLENCYVGAHPMAGNELSGWESSDPALYDDALWAITVDERTEYRRFLAVATMITDACANRLIVLDDATHDRCAALISHMPHVIATAMVNELVVNPNRNVAAALAAGSWRDMTRVALTDPDRTRAMVEEDAANVELLLRNMANRLTLMANVLHGVQPQGAGALQTAATQESDAKEMARFFEQGQPFRDYKTAIRQPDFMERCETVSLAIPAEGWQQMLLESARRGEHIIRFTDDHAVDVQIRSAV